A stretch of the Tannerella serpentiformis genome encodes the following:
- a CDS encoding DUF4290 domain-containing protein, whose product MKYNTAEKHLAQPEYGRNVQNLVDYCVTIEDREERNRCANAIISIMGNLYPQQRDTNDFKHILWDHLAIMSGFKLDVDYPYEVVKEADLETRPPRIPYVSTRIRSRQYGKIMEQMVGKATEMENSEAKDYLVRSLANQMKRSYVTWNNKDTVSDAKIFKDLAQLSDGLIDLKEGDLKLIDGRELQQVAAAAQHQNKSKKFRKKK is encoded by the coding sequence ATGAAGTACAACACTGCCGAGAAACATTTGGCACAGCCTGAGTATGGGCGCAACGTTCAAAACCTGGTCGACTACTGCGTGACGATCGAAGACCGAGAGGAGCGCAACCGCTGTGCAAACGCGATTATCTCGATCATGGGCAACCTGTATCCCCAACAGCGCGACACGAACGACTTCAAGCATATTCTCTGGGATCATCTGGCCATTATGTCAGGCTTCAAGTTGGATGTGGACTACCCTTACGAGGTGGTTAAGGAGGCGGATTTGGAGACGCGGCCGCCGCGCATTCCGTACGTCAGCACCCGCATCCGGTCGCGCCAATATGGCAAGATCATGGAGCAGATGGTGGGCAAGGCGACGGAGATGGAGAACAGCGAGGCGAAGGACTACCTGGTGCGGTCGCTGGCGAACCAAATGAAGCGCTCCTACGTGACGTGGAATAACAAAGACACGGTGAGCGACGCGAAGATCTTCAAGGACTTGGCGCAGCTGTCCGACGGGCTGATCGACCTCAAGGAGGGCGACCTGAAGCTGATCGATGGACGCGAGCTGCAACAGGTGGCCGCAGCGGCGCAGCACCAGAACAAGAGCAAGAAATTCCGCAAGAAGAAATGA